The following proteins are encoded in a genomic region of Phragmites australis chromosome 9, lpPhrAust1.1, whole genome shotgun sequence:
- the LOC133928930 gene encoding patellin-3-like: MAEETKQETAAAAAEVAVTESEKKAEDPAPVEEKKVDKPEPAEEKAVEAEKKADDDSEEEKKAEEAVAADEAPVIDGTGSFKEESNLVSELPDPERTALAQLKELVAAALANGEFDLPPAPAPRVQPAAAAPSAEETKPEEPVKEEAKDEAPVKEEEPKPEVMAAEEPKTEAPAPEEPKVEASTPEEPKAEEPAKEEPKSEEPAKEEPKAEAPAEAAAEEPKAEAAAEEPKPSEREPEEKTVVVAEEDGTKTVEAIEETVVPAASEPAAAVEAEAAPAPAAEPKEELIWGVLLVGDDERTDTVLLKFLRAREFKVKEAMSMLKSAVLWRKRFGIDELLGTDLGLPEMENVVFYRGADREGHPVCYNVYGEFQDKELYEKVFGDEEKRERFLKWRIQLLERGIRDQLDFSPSGICSMVQVTDLKNSPPMLGKHRTVTRQALALLQDNYPEFIAKKVFINVPWWYLAANKMMSPFLTQRTKSKIIFCSPGKSAETLFRYIAPEQVPVQFGGLYKEDDTEFSTSDAVTELTVKPSSKETIEIPATENSTVVWELRVLGWEVSYGAEFTPDAEGGYTIIVQKTRKVPANEEPIMKGSFKVCESGKVVLTVNNPASKKKKLLYRFKVKSTAESA, translated from the exons ATGGCCGAGGAGACGAAGCAAGAAacagccgccgccgcggccgaggTGGCCGTGACGGAGTCGGAGAAGAAGGCGGAGGACCCCGCTCCggtggaggagaagaaggtggaCAAGCCCGAGCCGGCGGAGGAGAAGGCCGTGGAGGCGGAGAAGAAGGCCGACGACGAttcggaggaggagaagaaggcggaggaggcggtcgcggcGGACGAGGCGCCCGTGATCGACGGGACCGGGTCGTTCAAGGAGGAGAGTAACCTGGTGTCCGAGCTCCCCGACCCGGAGCGCACGGCGCTCGCGCAGCTCAAGGAgctcgtcgccgccgcgctcgccaACGGGGAATTCGACCTgcccccggccccggccccgcgggttcagcccgccgccgcggcgccttCGGCGGAGGAGACCAAGCCGGAGGAGCCGGTCAAGGAGGAGGCAAAGGACGAGGCGCCggtcaaggaggaggagcctAAGCCCGAGGTGATGGCCGCGGAAGAGCCCAAGACGGAGGCGCCCGCGCCTGAGGAGCCCAAGGTTGAGGCTTCCACGCCGGAGGAGCCCAAGGCTGAGGAGCCTGCCAAGGAGGAGCCCAAGTCTGAGGAGCCCGCCAAGGAGGAGCCCAAGGCTGAGGCGCCGGCGGAGGCAGCGGCCGAGGAGCCCAAGgctgaggcggcggccgaggagcCCAAGCCATCTGAACGGGAGCCGGAAGAGAAGACCGTCGTGGTCGCCGAGGAGGACGGCACCAAGACGGTGGAAGCCATCGAGGAGACCGTTGTCCCCGCCGCGTCTGAGCCAGCCGCGGCCGTTGAGGCTgaggccgcgccggcgccggcggccgaaCCGAAGGAGGAGCTGATCTGGGGGGTGCTGCTGGTGGGCGACGACGAGCGCACGGACACGGTGCTGCTCAAGTTCCTGCGCGCGCGGGAGTTCAAGGTGAAGGAGGCCATGTCAATGCTCAAGTCGGCGGTGCTGTGGCGCAAGCGCTTCGGCATCGACGAGCTCCTGGGCACCGACCTCGGCCTGCCGGAGATGGAGAACGTGGTGTTCTACCGCGGCGCCGACCGCGAGGGCCACCCCGTCTGCTACAACGTCTACGGCGAGTTCCAGGACAAGGAGCTGTACGAGAAGGTCTTCGGCGACGAGGAGAAGCGGGAGCGCTTCCTCAAGTGGCGCATCCAGCTCCTCGAGCGCGGCATCCGGGATCAGCTGGATTTCTCGCCCAGCGGCATCTGCTCCATGGTGCAGGTCACCGACCTCAAGAATTCGCCGCCCATGCTCGGCAAACACCGCACCGTCACCCGCCAGGCACTCGCGCTGCTCCAGGACAACTATCCCGAGTTCATCGCCAAGAAG GTGTTTATCAATGTGCCATGGTGGTACCTTGCAGCAAACAAAATGATGAGCCCATTCCTCACTCAGCGCACCAAGAGCAAGATCATCTTTTGCAGCCCTGGCAAGTCCGCGGAGACCCTTTTCAG ATACATTGCTCCGGAGCAAGTTCCCGTCCAATTCGGTGGCCTCTACAAAGAGGATGACACTGAGTTCTCCACCTCTGATGCTGTCACCGAGCTCACTGTCAAACCATCCTCCAAAGAAACCATTGAGATTCCTGCCACTGAG AACTCCACGGTTGTGTGGGAGCTCCGTGTGCTTGGATGGGAGGTGAGCTACGGTGCTGAATTCACCCCTGACGCAGAGGGTGGCTACACCATCATCGTGCAGAAGACAAGGAAAGTGCCCGCCAATGAAGAGCCGATCATGAAGGGTAGCTTCAAGGTTTGCGAGTCCGGCAAGGTTGTGCTCACCGTCAACAACCCAgcatccaagaagaagaagctactgTACCGGTTCAAGGTGAAGAGCACCGCTGAATCTGCCTGA